From a region of the Mytilus galloprovincialis chromosome 3, xbMytGall1.hap1.1, whole genome shotgun sequence genome:
- the LOC143068828 gene encoding complement C1q subcomponent subunit B-like has protein sequence MFRTTVTVFMLGILVGKVKSVCDSELQNGLFQDLLNMMMKIKGSSPELSTCKCQKSVPAIAFTASLSATKSIGPLETVKFDKVSTNAGKGYNPYSGIFTTPKNGYYQLIATATSYQGNKFYANLWKNNEKTVGLYAGPGQITDSASIVLKLKKGDHVFLKHHNSSEKIYSDAQHWSMFPGFLISE, from the exons ATGTTTAGGACAACTGTGACAGTTTTCATGTTAGGAATTCTGGTGGGTAAAGTGAAGTCTGTCTGTGATTCTGAACTTC AGAATGGCCTTTTTCAAGATCTCCTTAATATGATGATGAAGATAAAAGGTTCCAGTCCTG AACTTTCCACATGTAAATGCCAGAAGAGTGTCCCTGCAATTGCTTTCACAGCTTCTTTATCAGCTACTAAATCCATTGGGCCTCTAGAAACAGTTAAGTTTGATAAAGTTTCGACCAATGCTGGTAAAGGATATAACCCATATTCTGGAATATTTACTACACCAAAGAATGGGTACTATCAATTAATTGCAACAGCAACATCTTATCAAGGCAATAAATTTTATGCAAATCtatggaaaaataatgaaaaaactgTAGGGTTGTATGCTGGACCAGGCCAGATTACAGATTCTGCTAGCATAgttctcaaattaaagaaaggaGATCATGTGTTCCTTAAACATCATAACAGCAGTGAGAAAATCTACAGCGATGCCCAACATTGGAGCATGTTTCCTGGCTTCCTCATTTCTGAATAA
- the LOC143068830 gene encoding complement C1q-like protein 3: MFRTPMIFLMLWTHMVKVESVCDTELQNGLFQDLLNMMVKIKGSNSESSTCSCKKIVIAFTASLSTQKTIGSHEVVKFDKVWTNEGKGYDPNSGIFTAPRKGFYQITATIMSANGKNLHVSLWKNNEKTVGVYPGRGHYTGSANIVLKLKKGDRVYIKHRSGTEEIFSNGDHWTMFSGFLISE; this comes from the exons ATGTTTAGGACACCTATGATTTTTCTTATGTTATGGACACACATGGTTAAAGTGGAGTCTGTTTGCGACACCGAGCTTC agaaTGGGCTCTTCCAAGATCTTCTTAATATGATGGTGAAAATAAAAGGTTCTAATTCTG AATCATCAACCTGTAGCTGCAAGAAGATTGTAATTGCTTTCACTGCTTCATTGTCAACTCAAAAAACCATTGGCTCTCATGAAGTTGTTAAGTTTGATAAAGTTTGGACTAATGAGGGAAAGGGATATGACCCAAATTCTGGAATTTTTACTGCACCAAGGAAAGGATTCTATCAAATAACTGCAACAATAATGTCAGCGAATGGGAAAAATTTACATGTTAGTCtttggaaaaataatgaaaaaactgTAGGGGTGTACCCTGGAAGGGGGCATTATACAGGATCAGCCAACATTGTACTCAAATTAAAGAAAGGAGACCGTGTGTACATAAAACATCGTAGCGGTACAGAGGAAATCTTCAGTAATGGTGATCATTGGACAATGTTTTCTGGCTTTCTTATATctgaataa